In Ectothiorhodospiraceae bacterium 2226, a single window of DNA contains:
- the recO gene encoding DNA repair protein RecO: protein MQAQLQAAFLLHRRPYRDTSALLEVFSRDYGRIGLVARGVRGARSRLGPLLQPFAPLLVSWSGRGELGTLTGAEPAGAPLRLPPRVLPSGFYLNELLVRLLRRHDPHEGLFAAYTRALAALAHNDGEPALRLFERDLLDALGYGLLLDREAHGGVPLSPSERYCYHLELGPLPAVAGAPAAGPIVQGATLLALARGELEDSAVLQEAKQLLRAALAPYLGGRPLQSRRLLRRDG from the coding sequence ATGCAGGCTCAGCTGCAGGCGGCGTTCCTGCTGCACCGACGCCCGTACCGCGACACCAGCGCGCTGCTCGAAGTATTTTCGCGCGACTATGGGCGCATCGGGCTGGTCGCGCGCGGCGTGCGCGGCGCCCGGTCGCGGCTCGGGCCCCTGCTACAGCCCTTCGCGCCGTTGCTCGTGTCCTGGTCGGGCCGCGGCGAGCTCGGCACGCTGACTGGCGCCGAGCCGGCCGGGGCGCCTTTGCGGTTGCCGCCGCGCGTCCTGCCGAGTGGGTTCTACCTCAACGAGCTGCTCGTGCGCCTGCTGCGGCGCCACGATCCACACGAAGGACTGTTCGCGGCGTACACGCGGGCACTCGCCGCGCTGGCCCACAACGATGGCGAGCCGGCGCTGCGTTTGTTTGAACGGGACCTGCTGGACGCGCTTGGCTACGGCCTGCTGCTGGATCGCGAGGCGCACGGCGGAGTGCCCCTGTCTCCCTCGGAACGCTACTGTTATCATCTCGAGCTTGGCCCGCTGCCTGCGGTCGCCGGGGCGCCCGCGGCCGGCCCGATCGTGCAGGGCGCGACGCTGCTCGCGCTGGCGCGGGGCGAGTTGGAGGATTCGGCGGTGCTGCAGGAGGCCAAGCAGCTGCTGCGCGCCGCCTTGGCACCGTATCTTGGTGGACGCCCGCTGCAGAGCCGCCGCCTGCTGCGGCGCGACGGCTGA
- the era gene encoding GTPase Era codes for MDDSFRAGLVAIVGRPNVGKSTLLNRILGQKLSITSDRPQTTRHRLLGIHTTATHQAVYVDTPGLHRKAKRAVNRYMNRAAVGALEGVDAVLFVVEAPRWEDEDDLVLERLATVPQPLIVVVNKVDRVKDKAQLLPYLQELAERVPQARHIIPLSAQSGRNVEVLLEEVEALLPVQPPIYPEDQLTDRSERFFASEIIREKLMRQLGQELPYAVTVDVEAFREEKGTLFIRAVVVVERDSQKAIVIGKGGERLKKVGRQAREDMERLFGQKIYLELWVKVREHWADDERALRQLGYTDEG; via the coding sequence ATGGATGACTCGTTTCGCGCCGGCCTGGTGGCCATCGTCGGGCGGCCGAACGTCGGCAAGTCGACCCTGCTGAACCGTATCCTGGGCCAGAAGCTCAGTATCACCTCCGACCGCCCGCAGACCACGCGCCACCGCCTGCTCGGGATCCACACGACCGCCACGCACCAGGCCGTGTACGTGGACACCCCCGGCCTGCACCGCAAGGCCAAACGGGCGGTGAACCGGTACATGAACCGCGCCGCCGTCGGCGCCCTGGAAGGGGTGGACGCCGTGCTATTCGTGGTCGAGGCGCCTCGTTGGGAGGACGAGGATGATCTCGTCCTGGAGCGCTTGGCGACGGTCCCGCAACCGCTGATCGTGGTGGTCAACAAGGTCGATCGCGTCAAGGACAAGGCCCAGCTGCTGCCCTATCTGCAGGAACTGGCCGAGCGTGTCCCCCAGGCGCGCCACATCATTCCCCTGTCGGCCCAATCGGGGCGCAACGTCGAGGTGTTGCTGGAGGAGGTCGAGGCCCTGCTGCCGGTTCAGCCGCCCATCTATCCTGAGGATCAGCTCACCGACCGCAGCGAGCGCTTCTTCGCCAGCGAGATCATCCGCGAGAAGCTCATGCGCCAGCTCGGCCAGGAGCTGCCCTATGCGGTCACCGTGGACGTTGAGGCCTTTCGCGAGGAGAAGGGCACGTTGTTCATCCGCGCCGTCGTGGTGGTGGAGCGCGATAGCCAGAAAGCGATCGTGATCGGCAAGGGCGGTGAGCGCCTGAAGAAGGTCGGCCGCCAGGCGCGCGAGGACATGGAGCGGCTGTTCGGGCAGAAGATCTATCTGGAGCTGTGGGTGAAGGTGCGCGAGCACTGGGCCGACGATGAGCGCGCGCTGCGCCAGCTCGGGTACACCGACGAGGGCTGA
- the rnc gene encoding ribonuclease III: MDALSKRLGYRFRDERLLHTALRHRSVGGNHNERLEFLGDGLLNFVIAAELFERHPAADEGSLSRLRASLVRGDTLAEIARDLKLGECLELGPGELKSGGFRRSSILADALEAVFGAVYLDQGMAAAEDLIRSLFQARLDVLPTAAGTLKDPKTRLQEFLQSRRLPLPVYTVLSVEGEAHEQSFTVECQVEGVAIGPSRGIGASRRKAEQAAAQTLLEQLLDG; this comes from the coding sequence CTGGATGCTCTCAGCAAGCGCCTCGGCTATCGCTTTCGGGACGAGCGGCTGCTGCATACCGCGCTGCGCCATCGCAGCGTCGGGGGCAACCACAACGAACGCCTGGAGTTCCTGGGCGACGGGCTGCTCAATTTCGTGATCGCGGCCGAACTGTTTGAACGTCACCCCGCCGCGGACGAGGGCTCGCTAAGCCGCTTGCGCGCCAGCCTGGTGCGCGGCGACACCTTGGCCGAGATCGCACGTGATCTCAAGTTGGGGGAGTGCCTGGAACTCGGCCCGGGGGAATTGAAGAGCGGCGGGTTTCGGCGCAGCTCCATTCTCGCCGACGCGCTGGAGGCGGTGTTCGGGGCGGTGTACCTGGATCAGGGCATGGCGGCGGCCGAGGACCTGATTCGCTCGCTCTTTCAGGCGCGCCTGGATGTGCTACCCACCGCCGCGGGAACGCTGAAGGATCCCAAGACACGCCTGCAGGAGTTCCTGCAATCGCGGCGCCTGCCGTTGCCGGTCTACACTGTGCTCTCGGTAGAGGGCGAGGCGCATGAGCAGAGCTTTACCGTGGAGTGTCAGGTGGAAGGCGTAGCCATCGGCCCCTCGCGAGGTATCGGCGCCTCGCGCCGCAAGGCCGAGCAAGCCGCTGCGCAAACACTATTGGAGCAATTGCTGGATGGATGA
- a CDS encoding DUF4845 domain-containing protein, with translation MNSGQRGASLPGLLLIVVLLGLVVLSGIKLFPIYYQDFKVRSALNSLEREQEPQASPRAVMDGLMRRLQVNQVTDVNRNHINIRRQGAVYQVDVVYEIRQHWLGNLDVVAHFTHTAEVRAE, from the coding sequence ATGAACTCAGGACAGCGCGGGGCGAGCCTGCCCGGCCTATTGCTGATTGTCGTATTACTCGGCTTGGTGGTCCTGTCGGGCATCAAGCTGTTTCCGATCTATTACCAGGATTTCAAGGTGCGTTCGGCGCTCAACTCGCTGGAACGCGAACAGGAGCCGCAGGCCTCGCCGCGGGCCGTCATGGACGGCCTCATGCGCCGCTTGCAGGTCAATCAGGTCACGGACGTGAACCGCAACCACATCAACATCCGCCGTCAGGGTGCGGTCTATCAGGTCGACGTGGTGTACGAGATTCGCCAGCACTGGCTGGGTAACCTCGACGTGGTCGCGCACTTCACCCACACCGCGGAGGTTCGCGCCGAGTGA
- the lepB gene encoding signal peptidase I: MDFALLLVLAALITGGIWLVDVLFFAPRRQGAAVAAGDGRPASLPAKEPVIVEYARSFFPVIVIVLLLRSFLAEPFRIPSGSMMPTLLVGDFILVNKFSYGIRLPVLNTKVIGVGEPQRGDVIVFRYPEDPRVDYIKRVVAVPGDHVAYQDKVLYVNGEEVGQQPLSTYIGSGAGAVMTGASLREERLREPPHQILVRSGAASLDQEWQIPAGEYFVMGDNRDNSKDSRYWGTVPEDHLVGKAFLIWMNWDPANGGIAWGRIGNAIE, translated from the coding sequence GTGGACTTCGCGTTGCTGTTGGTGTTGGCCGCCCTGATCACCGGCGGCATCTGGTTGGTGGACGTGCTGTTCTTCGCGCCGCGGCGCCAAGGCGCGGCGGTAGCGGCCGGCGATGGGCGGCCCGCGTCGCTGCCCGCCAAGGAACCGGTCATCGTCGAATACGCGCGCTCGTTTTTTCCGGTGATCGTGATCGTGCTCCTGCTGCGCTCCTTCCTCGCCGAACCGTTCCGCATCCCCTCGGGCTCGATGATGCCCACGCTGCTGGTCGGCGATTTCATCCTGGTCAACAAGTTCAGCTACGGCATCCGCCTGCCGGTGCTCAACACCAAGGTGATCGGCGTCGGGGAGCCGCAGCGCGGTGATGTCATCGTGTTTCGTTATCCCGAGGACCCGCGGGTCGACTACATCAAACGCGTGGTCGCCGTGCCCGGCGACCACGTGGCCTATCAGGACAAGGTGCTGTACGTGAACGGCGAAGAAGTCGGCCAGCAGCCGCTCAGCACCTACATCGGCAGCGGAGCCGGTGCGGTCATGACCGGTGCCAGCCTGCGCGAGGAACGGCTGCGCGAGCCGCCGCATCAGATTCTGGTGCGCAGCGGCGCGGCCTCGCTGGATCAGGAGTGGCAGATCCCGGCAGGTGAGTATTTCGTGATGGGCGACAACCGCGACAACAGCAAAGACAGCCGATACTGGGGAACCGTGCCGGAAGATCACCTGGTCGGCAAGGCCTTTCTCATCTGGATGAACTGGGATCCGGCCAATGGCGGCATCGCCTGGGGTCGCATCGGCAACGCAATCGAATAG